GCTGCTTAACGATCGCTTCTTTACGCTCAATCATTTTAGCAACGTCAATCTCAACGTCGCCAGTGCTAATACCGTGCTCTTCAAGCTCATGCTTGGTCACTTCATAACGATGTGATGAGTCTAGTAGTGCTTTTGATGGGATGCAACCCACGTTTAAGCAAGTACCGCCTAGTGCAGGCTCGCCTTTATAAACGCGTTTTTCGATACAAGCAACTGTCATACCTAATTGACCTGCACGAATAGCCGCTTCATAACCACCTGGGCCACCGCCGATCACAACTAAATCATAATTGTCTTTCATGTTAATTCCTATTTATTATTTTGATAAAAGCTTAATTATCGTTAAACGTAAATAAGCTTTTATAATGGTAATAGCTTAAATAAATCAATCTGTAATGAAAAAGCTTGTACCAGATTGCCTCCGATACAAGCCCGTTGACCTTATAGGTCTAATAACATTTTCGCTGGATCTTCGATAAGCTCTTTGATTGTCACTAAGAACTGTACCGCGTCTTTACCATCAATCATACGGTGATCGTATGACAGTGCAAGATACATCATAGGTAAGATTTCAACTTGACCGTTTACTGCCATTGGACGCTCATTGATAGCGTGCATACCTAGAATAGCAGTTTGTGGTGGGTTAAGAATAGGCGTTGACATTAGTGAACCGAATACACCACCGTTAGTGATAGTGAATGTACCGCCAGTCATGTCTTCTAGAGCCAATTTACCATCACGTGCTTTACCAGCAAAATCACGGATACCTGATTCGATATCAGCCATGCTCATGCGATCAGTGTCACGTAATACAGGTACCACTAGACCACGATCTGAAGATACGGCAACACCAACATCATAGTAGCCATGATAAACAATATCATCACCATCGATAGAGGCGTTTACTGCTGGGAAACGTTTCAGCGCTTCTGTAGCTGCTTTAACAAACATAGACATAAAGCCTAAACGAGTGTCATGACGCTTCTCGAACTCATCTTTGTACTTAGCACGTAAGTCCATTAATGGCTTCATGTTCACTTCGTTAAACGTCGTTAACATTGCTGTTTCTTGAGTCGCTGCTAATAGACGGTTCGCAACAGTCTTGCGTAGACGTGTCATTGGAACGCGTTTTTCAGTACGCTCACCTACTGATTCAGCAACTGGACGACCGCTGTCAGACTTGATAGAGCTGTCCGCTTTTAGCTTAGGATTGGCCATATCTTGTTTAGTTACACGACCACCACGGCCTGAACCTTCAACATTCTTAGGATCTACGCCAGATTCTTTGGCTGCTTTACGAACTGCTGGGCTTTGATCTTTGTGATCGTCTGCAGAGTCTTTAGACGCTTGTTTAGGCTCGCCGCCTTCAGCTGACTGTTCTTCTTTCTTGGCATCAGCGTCTTCTGATTTGTCTTCAGCGCTGTCGTCTGAACCCGCTGAACCAGTTGCACCGGCTTCGAATTCTGCGATAACTTCTTCAGATAACACAGTGTCATCTACTTGCTTAACAATTTTAGTAACCACACCGTCGTCTGGTGCAACAACTTCTAAAACCACTTTATCGGTTTCAATTTCAGCAAGAATATCATCACGGTTAACTTGTTCGCCTTCGCTTACGTGCCACTCAACAAGGGTACCATCAGCAATAGACTCTGGGAATACGGGGACTTTAATCTCTGACATGGAAGTGCTCCTGTTATGTATATCGGTATTATTAAGTTATTAATGACTTATTTATGAAGAAAGATAAGCACATTACATTTATATTTATAAATTAAAAACGTTTGTTGATTGTTTTAATTGTCGATTGAAATAACGAGTTACTCAATTGTTTATTCAACTTATTCAACGAACACCAAAAGTCTAAACGGCGAACCGCTTAGACCTCGTTATCATTTATTTTAATTGGTCAACATCAACACCTAGACCACCAGCGACCAACTCACGCTGCTGACGTAAGTGGATTGATGGCAAGCCAGTTGCAGGTGCAGCAGAAGCTGGACGCGCTACCGGATCAACAACATGTGCTTTAGTAACACGTGGTTGACCATCAGCTTGTGGACCAAAGATACGGAACACGTGCGGCGCTAAGTAATACCATGCACCTTGGTTTAATGGCTCTTCTTGACACCATACAATCTCTTCAAGGTTGCTGTATTTCTGAGCTTCTTCAACCATTCTTTGTTCTGGTAGTGGATATAACTGCTCAATACGAACAATAGCCACATGGTCTAAGCCAAGCTCGCGGCGCTGCTCTAGCAAGTCATAGTAGACTTTACCGCCACACAGTACCAGACGCGTTACTTTGTCGTTGTCTAGTTGATCCAGTTCTGGCAATACCGTTTCAAACTTACCATTAGCAAGCTCTTCTAGCTCTGATGTTGCAAGCTTGTGACGTAGCAAGCTCTTCGGTGACATCACTACCAATGGTTTACGAATTGGGCGGACTGCCTGACGACGTAACGCATGGAAGATCTGAGCTGGTGTTGTTGGTGTAATAACTTGCATGTTGTCTTCAGCACATAGCTGTAAGAAGCGCTCTAGGCGGGCTGAAGAGTGTTCAGGACCCTGGCCTTCGAAGCCATGTGGTAATAGCATAGTTAGACCACACACACGCTGCCATTTGGTTTCGCCACTTGAGATGAACTGGTCAATAACAACCTGCGCACCGTTAACGAAGTCACCAAACTGAGCTTCCCAGATAATTAACGCTTTTGGCACTGTGGTTGCATAACCATATTCGAATGCCAATACCGCTTCTTCTGATAACAGTGAGTTATAGGTCGCGAAGCGTGCTTGCGTATCATTTAAGTTAGCCAGCGGTACGTACATATCTCCATTAGCAGTGTTGTAGATCTCAGAATGACGATGTGAGAAAGTACCACGGCCCACATCTTCACCGGTAATACGTACTAAGAAGTCTTCGTCCACTAGTGAGGCATAAGCCAACGTCTCAGCAGCACCCCAGTTTAATGGCTCTTCACCCGTTTGCATCGCTAAACGCTGTTCAACCACACGCTGAACTTGACGCTGTAGCTTGAAGTCTTCTGGCATTTCAGCCATGCGGCGACCATATTCTTTCAGTTTTTCAATATCAACACCGGTATCCCAATCATCTTCTAGGTCATGACCTAGGTATGGGCTCCAGTCAACGTATAATTCTTCGTTAGGATCTTTAACCAATGAGCTGGCAACATATTCACCTTTGTCTAATGACTCACGGTAAACATCTTCAAGCTTCTTGTCTTCGCCCTCTGAAATAACACCTTCTTCAATTAGCTTTTTCGCATATTGAGTACGTGTTGTTGGCAGTTTTTTGATAACCGAGTACATTAATGGCTGTGTTGCAGATGGCTCATCGGCTTCGTTATGGCCGTTACGACGATAGCAGAACAGGTCAATAACGATGTCTTTATGGAACTCATGACGATAGTCTAGTGCCATTTGAGCGGCAAATACCACAGCTTCAGGATCATCACCGTTTACGTGTAAGATAGGTGCGTGAACCATCTTGGCGATGTCAGTACAGTATTCTGTAGAACGCGCATCTTCTTGACGGCTGGTTGTAAAGCCCACTTGGTTGTTAATAACAATGTGAACTGTACCCCCTGTGCTATACGCACGGGTTTGTGACATCTGGAAGGTTTCTTGAACCACACCCTGAGCGGCGATAGCAGCATCACCATGCACAACCAATGGCAGTACTAAGTTGCCATCTGTGTCATTGCGACGTACTTGACGTGCACGTACTGAGCCTTCTAATACTGGTGATACGATTTCTAAATGTGATGGGTTAAACGCTAATGCTAAGTGAGCCTCACCGCCTGGTGTCATCACGTTTGATGAGTAACCATTGTGGTACTTAACGTCACCAGACCCTTTTTCAGGAAGCACTTTACCATCAAATTCGTCGAACAAATCTGCTGGGTTTTTACCTAAGATGTTCACCAATAGGTTTAGACGACCACGGTGAGCCATACCGATAACCATTTCTTTGGTACCGTAGCCACCAGCGCGTTGAATGATTTCGTGAACTGCAGGGATGAAGCTTTCACCACCTTCAAGACCGAAACGCTTCACACCAGTATATTTACGCGCTAAATATTTTTCTAAGCCTTCAGCAGCGGTTAAACGCTCAAGGATGGTTTTTCTTTTTTCGTCATCAAATTTGATATGACCTAGGTTTGATTCCATGTACTTTTCAAACCAACGCTTCTCAGTGCTGGTTGTCACATGCATGTACTCAAGACCGATATGGCCACAATAGATACGATCTAAAGTTTCAATGATTTCGCGTAACGTCGCTTCTGATTTACCAATGTTAAAGTCACTGGTTGGGAATACGGTATCTAGGTCAGCTTCTGATAAGCCATGAAACTCAAGAGTTAAGTCTTCAACCTCGTCACGTACTTGTAGTTTTAATGGATCAAGTTGTGCACGACGATGACCACGACGACGATAGGCTGAAATTAGTTTTTGCACACCCATTTGACGTGGGTCAACACAGTTCGCGTCTGAACGTGCGCCAGATGCTGGTGCAGCAACAACGCCCTTATTGGCAGTTTGGTTACGTGCCAACAGCAAGAACTGGTCCTGAATGGCGTGGTGCAAGGCATCATCACCGGTTTCAAATTCTTTGAAGTAAGTTTGCCACTCTGCATCTACACTGTCAGGATCTTGTAGATACTGTTCGTAGAGGGCCTCGATATAGCTTGCGTTGTCACCTGCAAGCTCAGTAGCATCGGCTTTTACGGCATTATTAGTCATAGTATTCATAGTCTTTTCTTATTTACATTAAGGTTTAATTAAAATAAAAACACAGGCATTCGTGCGGTTGCTATTTCATGCTATTGCTATAGGTGAATGTACTGTTTTTCAAGTCCACTGACTTTAAACCCAACGAATTAAAATCCAGTGACCTAAAAAATCAAATATCCTATTTATGGTTATTACTTATTATGATGAGTACTTAATTGTTTTACCCAGCATTGTTTTACCTAGCTATCAGCTTCCCAGCTATCGTTTTTTACTCAGCTGTTTTGATATCTTTCACTCTAATGGCTAACTAATGGCTAAATTTCTATTGGCTGAGACTTTT
Above is a window of Psychrobacter sp. FDAARGOS_221 DNA encoding:
- the odhB gene encoding 2-oxoglutarate dehydrogenase complex dihydrolipoyllysine-residue succinyltransferase is translated as MSEIKVPVFPESIADGTLVEWHVSEGEQVNRDDILAEIETDKVVLEVVAPDDGVVTKIVKQVDDTVLSEEVIAEFEAGATGSAGSDDSAEDKSEDADAKKEEQSAEGGEPKQASKDSADDHKDQSPAVRKAAKESGVDPKNVEGSGRGGRVTKQDMANPKLKADSSIKSDSGRPVAESVGERTEKRVPMTRLRKTVANRLLAATQETAMLTTFNEVNMKPLMDLRAKYKDEFEKRHDTRLGFMSMFVKAATEALKRFPAVNASIDGDDIVYHGYYDVGVAVSSDRGLVVPVLRDTDRMSMADIESGIRDFAGKARDGKLALEDMTGGTFTITNGGVFGSLMSTPILNPPQTAILGMHAINERPMAVNGQVEILPMMYLALSYDHRMIDGKDAVQFLVTIKELIEDPAKMLLDL
- a CDS encoding 2-oxoglutarate dehydrogenase E1 component is translated as MTNNAVKADATELAGDNASYIEALYEQYLQDPDSVDAEWQTYFKEFETGDDALHHAIQDQFLLLARNQTANKGVVAAPASGARSDANCVDPRQMGVQKLISAYRRRGHRRAQLDPLKLQVRDEVEDLTLEFHGLSEADLDTVFPTSDFNIGKSEATLREIIETLDRIYCGHIGLEYMHVTTSTEKRWFEKYMESNLGHIKFDDEKRKTILERLTAAEGLEKYLARKYTGVKRFGLEGGESFIPAVHEIIQRAGGYGTKEMVIGMAHRGRLNLLVNILGKNPADLFDEFDGKVLPEKGSGDVKYHNGYSSNVMTPGGEAHLALAFNPSHLEIVSPVLEGSVRARQVRRNDTDGNLVLPLVVHGDAAIAAQGVVQETFQMSQTRAYSTGGTVHIVINNQVGFTTSRQEDARSTEYCTDIAKMVHAPILHVNGDDPEAVVFAAQMALDYRHEFHKDIVIDLFCYRRNGHNEADEPSATQPLMYSVIKKLPTTRTQYAKKLIEEGVISEGEDKKLEDVYRESLDKGEYVASSLVKDPNEELYVDWSPYLGHDLEDDWDTGVDIEKLKEYGRRMAEMPEDFKLQRQVQRVVEQRLAMQTGEEPLNWGAAETLAYASLVDEDFLVRITGEDVGRGTFSHRHSEIYNTANGDMYVPLANLNDTQARFATYNSLLSEEAVLAFEYGYATTVPKALIIWEAQFGDFVNGAQVVIDQFISSGETKWQRVCGLTMLLPHGFEGQGPEHSSARLERFLQLCAEDNMQVITPTTPAQIFHALRRQAVRPIRKPLVVMSPKSLLRHKLATSELEELANGKFETVLPELDQLDNDKVTRLVLCGGKVYYDLLEQRRELGLDHVAIVRIEQLYPLPEQRMVEEAQKYSNLEEIVWCQEEPLNQGAWYYLAPHVFRIFGPQADGQPRVTKAHVVDPVARPASAAPATGLPSIHLRQQRELVAGGLGVDVDQLK